A single window of Dermacentor albipictus isolate Rhodes 1998 colony chromosome 1, USDA_Dalb.pri_finalv2, whole genome shotgun sequence DNA harbors:
- the LOC135897793 gene encoding uncharacterized protein, which yields MVQMCDRWTQWEDNSHEDHTYVQHLPIGFNGKSFSKSLSSDDILFYTGISQTVFERLVRAVSILAKKPSVLTRSDQLLLCLMRLRLGLLYGHLARIFQISVSSVSNQVTYILALLCKIMKKVVIWLPKSHIQNSMPDSFIENKHDDTTCILDCTEVFLQRPKKLMARAQTFSSYKAHNTVKFLVAIAPNGFIMFVSKAYGGRASDKFITNSSGISDYLVHGDVVMADRGFALTDEMQLQGVRLNTPAFTKGLCNMKSELIKKPSA from the exons ATG GTGCAAATGTGCGACCGATGGACACAGTGGGAGGACAATTCACATGAAGACCACACATATGTCCAGCACCTCCCCATTGGGTTCAATGGAAAATCATTTTCTAAATCGCTATCAAGTGACGACATCTTATTTTACACTGGTATATCCCAGACCGTGTTTGAGAGGCTCGTAAGAGCAGTTTCAATCCTGGCAAAGAAGCCCAGTGTTCTAACACGTTCTGACCAGTTACTACTGTGCCTCATGAGGCTTCGCCTTGGGCTATTGTATGGACACCTCGCACGAATTTTTCAAATCTCTGTGTCAAGTGTTAGCAACCAGGTGACATACATACTCGCCCTGCTGTGCAAGATAATGAAGAAGGTTGTAATCTGGCTGCCAAAATCCCACATTCAAAACAGCATGCCAGATTCCTTCATTGAAAACAAGCATGACGACACCACATGCATTCTTGACTGCACAGAGGTGTTTTTGCAGCGCCCCAAAAAGCTAATGGCCAGGGCACAAACATTCAGCAGCTACAAGGCACACAACACTGTGAAGTTTCTTGTAGCAATTGCCCCAAATGGGTTTATAATGTTTGTGTCCAAAGCTTATGGAGGGCGTGCCTCGGACAAATTCATTACCAACAGCAGTGGCATCAGCGATTACCTGGTACATGGCGATGTTGTGATGGCAGACAGGGGTTTCGCCCTCACTGATGAAATGCAACTACAAGGCGTTCGATTGAACACACCGGCATTTACGAAAG GACTCTGCAACATGAAGTCCGAATTGATCAAGAAGCCAAGTGCTTAG